A stretch of the Panicum virgatum strain AP13 chromosome 9N, P.virgatum_v5, whole genome shotgun sequence genome encodes the following:
- the LOC120690510 gene encoding transcription factor UNE10-like isoform X1, whose protein sequence is MNQCVPSWDLDDPALVAAGGGGLSNHPRTAAGSAHHRGGAAAPAGVTAAGGAFAPAVVPMADQYYEVAELTWEKGNISSHGLLNRPPPNKYHHQPAASHLQDIGGGSGAAGDRETLEAVVGEAAARSHFLSTPAVRLAPWGGVGAGAAVARAGADALVPCAARADDEAAEGADASRRKRARVVGEDGLLVCASQGSAAPGRRGDSALITLDGCGTGADDVCGFTTATNNSTSLEREDTGSPDTENTSIGGGASDSRCFCRRSQRDGLCDEGENVVINGDGAVRSSVSTKRSRAAAIHNESERKRRDRINQKMKTLQKLVPNSSKTDKASMLDEVIDYLKQLQAQVQVMSRMSSMMMPMAMPQLQMSAVMAQMAQMAQMAQGMMSMGSLAPPAAAYAGLMPPFVPAMPWDPTTTSGAGAAGTADRAPQPAAGVAGATPPDAFSAFLACQAQQNGQQQPGGMEAYSKMVALYQKMSQQQQQGQPSSSSKQ, encoded by the exons ATGAACCAGTGCGTGCCGAGCTGGGATCTGGACGACCCGGCGCTGGtagcggccggcgggggcggcctTAGCAACCACCCGCGGACCGCGGCCGGCAGCGCGCACCaccggggaggggcggcggcgccagctggggtcacggcggccggcggagcgttCGCGCCCGCCGTCGTGCCCATGGCGGACCAGTACTACGAGGTGGCTGAGCTGACGTGGGAGAAGGGCAACATCTCCTCGCACGGGCTGCTCAACCGGCCGCCGCCCAACAAGTACCACCACCAGCCCGCCGCGTCGCACCTGCAGGACATAGGGGGAGGCAGCGGGGCCGCCGGGGACCGCGAGACGCTCGAGGCGGTGGtcggcgaggccgccgcgcgGTCGCACTTTCTCTCGACTCCTGCGGTGCGCCTCGCGCCCTGGGGCGGGGTCggggcgggcgccgccgtggcgcgcgcgggcgcggacGCGCTGGTGCCGTGCGCCGCGAGGGccgacgacgaggcggcggagggggccGACGCGTCGAGGAGGAAGCGCGCGCGGGTGGTCGGCGAGGACGGGCTGCTAGTGTGTGCCAGCCAGGGGAGCgccgcgcccggccgccgcggcgacaGCGCGCTGATCACGCTGGACGGCTGCGGCACCGGGGCCGACGACGTGTGCGGCTTCACGACCGCCACCAACAACTCGACCTCCCTGGAGCGGGAGGACACGGGCTCCCCGGACACGGAGAACACCAGCATCGGCGGAGGCGCCAGCGACTCCCGCTGCTTCTGCCGTCGGTCACAG agagaCGGCCTGTGCGACGAGGGGGAGAACGTGGTGATCAACGGCGACGGGGCGGTGAGGTCGTCGGTTTCCACCAAGAGGAGCCGGGCTGCTGCCATCCACAACGAATCTGAGCGT AAACGAAGGGACAGAATCAACCAGAAGATGAAGACGCTGCAAAAGCTCGTCCCGAACTCGAGCAAG ACGGACAAGGCGTCGATGCTGGACGAGGTGATCGACTACCTGAAGCAGCTGCAGGCGCAGGTGCAGGTGATGAGCCGGATGAGCAGCATGATGATGCCCATGGCGATGCCGCAGCTGCAGATGTCCGCCGTCATGGCGCAGATGGCCCAGATGGCGCAGATGGCCCAGGGCATGATGAGCATGGGctccctcgcgccgccggccgccgcctacgCGGGCCTCATGCCCCCCTTCGTCCCCGCCATGCCCTGGgaccccaccaccacctccggcgccggcgccgcgggcaCGGCGGACCGCGCGCCGCAGCCCGCCGCgggcgtcgccggcgccacgccgcccgacgcctTCTCGGCCTTCCTCGCGTGCCAGGCGCAGCAGAACGGCCAG CAGCAACCGGGCGGCATGGAGGCGTACAGCAAGATGGTGGCGCTGTACCAGAAGatgagccagcagcagcagcagggccaGCCCAGCAGTTCGTCGAAACAGTGA
- the LOC120690510 gene encoding transcription factor UNE10-like isoform X2 gives MNQCVPSWDLDDPALVAAGGGGLSNHPRTAAGSAHHRGGAAAPAGVTAAGGAFAPAVVPMADQYYEVAELTWEKGNISSHGLLNRPPPNKYHHQPAASHLQDIGGGSGAAGDRETLEAVVGEAAARSHFLSTPAVRLAPWGGVGAGAAVARAGADALVPCAARADDEAAEGADASRRKRARVVGEDGLLVCASQGSAAPGRRGDSALITLDGCGTGADDVCGFTTATNNSTSLEREDTGSPDTENTSIGGGASDSRCFCRRSQRDGLCDEGENVVINGDGAVRSSVSTKRSRAAAIHNESERKRRDRINQKMKTLQKLVPNSSKTDKASMLDEVIDYLKQLQAQVQVMSRMSSMMMPMAMPQLQMSAVMAQMAQMAQMAQGMMSMGSLAPPAAAYAGLMPPFVPAMPWDPTTTSGAGAAGTADRAPQPAAGVAGATPPDAFSAFLACQAQQNGQQPGGMEAYSKMVALYQKMSQQQQQGQPSSSSKQ, from the exons ATGAACCAGTGCGTGCCGAGCTGGGATCTGGACGACCCGGCGCTGGtagcggccggcgggggcggcctTAGCAACCACCCGCGGACCGCGGCCGGCAGCGCGCACCaccggggaggggcggcggcgccagctggggtcacggcggccggcggagcgttCGCGCCCGCCGTCGTGCCCATGGCGGACCAGTACTACGAGGTGGCTGAGCTGACGTGGGAGAAGGGCAACATCTCCTCGCACGGGCTGCTCAACCGGCCGCCGCCCAACAAGTACCACCACCAGCCCGCCGCGTCGCACCTGCAGGACATAGGGGGAGGCAGCGGGGCCGCCGGGGACCGCGAGACGCTCGAGGCGGTGGtcggcgaggccgccgcgcgGTCGCACTTTCTCTCGACTCCTGCGGTGCGCCTCGCGCCCTGGGGCGGGGTCggggcgggcgccgccgtggcgcgcgcgggcgcggacGCGCTGGTGCCGTGCGCCGCGAGGGccgacgacgaggcggcggagggggccGACGCGTCGAGGAGGAAGCGCGCGCGGGTGGTCGGCGAGGACGGGCTGCTAGTGTGTGCCAGCCAGGGGAGCgccgcgcccggccgccgcggcgacaGCGCGCTGATCACGCTGGACGGCTGCGGCACCGGGGCCGACGACGTGTGCGGCTTCACGACCGCCACCAACAACTCGACCTCCCTGGAGCGGGAGGACACGGGCTCCCCGGACACGGAGAACACCAGCATCGGCGGAGGCGCCAGCGACTCCCGCTGCTTCTGCCGTCGGTCACAG agagaCGGCCTGTGCGACGAGGGGGAGAACGTGGTGATCAACGGCGACGGGGCGGTGAGGTCGTCGGTTTCCACCAAGAGGAGCCGGGCTGCTGCCATCCACAACGAATCTGAGCGT AAACGAAGGGACAGAATCAACCAGAAGATGAAGACGCTGCAAAAGCTCGTCCCGAACTCGAGCAAG ACGGACAAGGCGTCGATGCTGGACGAGGTGATCGACTACCTGAAGCAGCTGCAGGCGCAGGTGCAGGTGATGAGCCGGATGAGCAGCATGATGATGCCCATGGCGATGCCGCAGCTGCAGATGTCCGCCGTCATGGCGCAGATGGCCCAGATGGCGCAGATGGCCCAGGGCATGATGAGCATGGGctccctcgcgccgccggccgccgcctacgCGGGCCTCATGCCCCCCTTCGTCCCCGCCATGCCCTGGgaccccaccaccacctccggcgccggcgccgcgggcaCGGCGGACCGCGCGCCGCAGCCCGCCGCgggcgtcgccggcgccacgccgcccgacgcctTCTCGGCCTTCCTCGCGTGCCAGGCGCAGCAGAACGGCCAG CAACCGGGCGGCATGGAGGCGTACAGCAAGATGGTGGCGCTGTACCAGAAGatgagccagcagcagcagcagggccaGCCCAGCAGTTCGTCGAAACAGTGA
- the LOC120690511 gene encoding expansin-B4, whose translation MGALSSLPAAAAAALLLLSLLAGGHCREAQLHVGDADAAGAGENYNTSDAAVYWGPWQKARATWYGQPNGAGPDDNGGACGFKHTNQYPFMSMGSCGNQPLFKDGKGCGSCYKIRCTKDKSCSGKAESVIITDMNYYPVSKYHFDLSGTAFGRLAKPGLNDKLRHSGIIDIEFTRVPCEFPGLKVGFHVEEYSNPVYFAVLVEYEDGDGDVVQVDLMESKMARGPATGRWTPMRESWGNVWRLDTNHRMQAPFSIRIRNESGKTLVARNVIPANWRPNTFYRSFVQYS comes from the exons ATGGgcgccctctcctccctccccgccgccgccgctgcggcgctCCTGCTCctgagcctcctcgccggcgggcaCTGCCGCGAGGCCCAGCTCCACGTCGGCGACGCcgacgcggccggcgccggcgagaacTACAACACCAGCGACGCCGCCGTGTACTGGGGCCCCTGGCAGAAGGCCCGCGCCACATGGTACGGCCAGCCCAACGGCGCCGGCCCCGACGACAACG GTGGTGCGTGCGGGTTCAAGCACACCAACCAGTACCCGTTCATGTCCATGGGGTCCTGCGGCAACCAGCCATTGTTCAAGGACGGCAAGGGATGCGGCTCCTGCTACAAG ATTCGGTGCACCAAGGACAAGTCCTGCTCCGGCAAGGCGGAGTCGGTGATCATCACCGACATGAACTACTACCCGGTGTCCAAGTACCACTTCGACCTCAGCGGCACGGCCTTCGGCCGGCTCGCCAAGCCCGGCCTCAACGACAAGCTCCGCCACTCGGGCATCATCGACATCGAGTTCACCAG GGTCCCGTGCGAGTTCCCGGGCCTGAAGGTGGGGTTCCACGTGGAGGAGTACTCGAACCCCGTCTACTTCGCGGTGCTGGTGGAGTacgaggacggcgacggcgacgtggtGCAGGTGGACCTGATGGAGTCGAAGATGGCGCGCGGGCCGGCGACGGGGCGGTGGACGCCGATGCGCGAGTCCTGGGGCAACGTCTGGCGCCTCGACACCAACCACCGCATGCAGGCGCCCTTCTCCATCCGCATCCGCAACGAGTCCGGCAAGACGCTCgtcgcccgcaacgtcatcccGGCCAACTGGAGGCCCAACACCTTCTACCGCTCCTTCGTCCAGTACAGCTGA